From the genome of Virgibacillus proomii, one region includes:
- a CDS encoding 3-hydroxyacyl-CoA dehydrogenase, giving the protein MSDCLVVVGAGVMGRGIAYVASLGGYFVKLVDMKQEILEQAKVEINKLYEKGISHGKVTEAKANEGKANICYETKLETAVKDATIVIEAVPEVKEIKRKIFEKIDRAAPRNCVFATNTSTMSPTEIASYTTKPDLVIAMHFFNPVHKMPLIEIIRGLETSDETAEFAERVSRKMGKETVTIHEFPGFVTSRISCLVGNEAFYMLQEGLGTPEEIDKAIKLGLNYPMGPFELGDLVGLDTRLHNLRYLHQTLGDKYRPAPLLEQYVKAGRLGRKTGKGVYDYEGEGDG; this is encoded by the coding sequence ATGAGTGATTGTTTAGTCGTCGTTGGAGCGGGAGTAATGGGGCGGGGAATTGCTTATGTCGCTTCATTAGGTGGTTATTTTGTGAAGCTTGTTGATATGAAACAGGAAATACTTGAGCAAGCAAAAGTAGAAATTAACAAGCTTTATGAGAAAGGAATCTCCCATGGGAAGGTAACGGAAGCTAAGGCAAATGAGGGAAAGGCTAATATTTGTTATGAAACAAAGTTGGAAACAGCAGTAAAAGATGCCACGATTGTTATTGAGGCAGTACCTGAAGTGAAAGAAATAAAAAGGAAAATATTTGAAAAAATTGATCGTGCTGCACCAAGGAACTGTGTGTTTGCTACAAATACATCGACTATGAGCCCAACGGAAATAGCTTCATATACAACCAAACCAGATTTAGTCATTGCTATGCATTTTTTTAATCCAGTTCATAAAATGCCACTGATTGAAATTATACGTGGCTTGGAAACAAGTGATGAGACAGCTGAATTCGCTGAAAGAGTTTCTCGGAAAATGGGGAAAGAAACAGTGACCATCCATGAATTTCCTGGATTTGTAACAAGCCGTATTAGCTGCTTAGTTGGGAATGAAGCATTTTATATGTTACAGGAAGGACTGGGAACTCCGGAGGAAATCGATAAAGCTATTAAACTGGGATTAAATTATCCGATGGGACCGTTTGAGTTAGGAGATTTAGTCGGCTTAGATACAAGACTTCATAATCTCCGCTATTTACATCAAACATTAGGTGATAAATATCGTCCCGCACCACTTCTAGAACAATATGTAAAAGCTGGAAGATTAGGACGTAAAACAGGGAAGGGCGTTTACGACTATGAAGGAGAGGGAGATGGATGA
- a CDS encoding thiolase family protein: protein MKEVVIVDAVRTPIGRYNGSLKFVRPDDLAQAVVKGIIDRQPKLPVEAIEEVIIGNANGAGEENRNVARMAALLAGLPVHVTGTTVNRLCGSGLDAVNMAARAIMVGDGDIYIAGGTESMTRAPFVLSKPELGFSRGNKTLIDTTIGWRFINPKLEAMYGTDSMPQTAENVAKRFNITREEQDDFAYDSQMKAKKALEAGRFNDELIPVTYTFKGEEITVDKDEHPRPTTTREKLASLKPLFTGGTVTAGNASGINDGASALLLMSKEKAEQLGIEPMVRYIASGTAGLEPAIMGLGPIEATKKALQRANLEVAELELVELNEAFASQALACITQLELNPDIVNVNGGAIAFGHPLGASGSRILTTLVHEMCRKDAKYGLATMCIGVGQGIATIVEKM, encoded by the coding sequence ATGAAAGAAGTTGTCATTGTTGATGCAGTAAGAACCCCAATCGGTCGATATAATGGTTCTTTAAAATTTGTACGTCCGGATGATTTAGCGCAAGCGGTAGTAAAAGGGATCATAGATAGACAGCCAAAACTACCGGTAGAAGCAATTGAAGAAGTCATTATTGGTAATGCTAATGGTGCAGGAGAAGAAAATAGAAATGTCGCTCGCATGGCTGCACTACTTGCTGGACTTCCTGTTCATGTAACCGGCACAACAGTGAATCGCCTTTGTGGCTCAGGTTTGGATGCAGTTAACATGGCAGCACGAGCGATTATGGTTGGGGATGGGGACATTTATATAGCTGGAGGAACAGAGAGCATGACAAGAGCTCCATTTGTTCTGTCCAAACCTGAATTGGGATTTTCACGAGGGAATAAGACGTTAATTGACACTACCATTGGCTGGCGTTTCATTAATCCAAAGCTGGAAGCAATGTATGGTACTGATTCCATGCCGCAAACTGCAGAAAATGTAGCAAAACGATTTAATATAACGAGAGAGGAACAAGATGATTTTGCCTATGATAGTCAAATGAAGGCGAAAAAGGCATTAGAAGCGGGAAGGTTTAACGATGAACTCATTCCGGTTACGTATACGTTCAAAGGGGAGGAAATTACGGTCGATAAAGATGAGCATCCACGTCCAACAACAACCCGTGAAAAATTAGCCAGCTTAAAGCCATTATTTACAGGAGGAACGGTTACAGCGGGTAATGCTTCAGGAATAAATGATGGAGCATCGGCATTGTTATTAATGAGTAAAGAAAAAGCGGAACAATTAGGTATCGAGCCTATGGTACGCTACATAGCGAGTGGAACTGCCGGACTTGAACCTGCCATCATGGGACTTGGACCTATTGAAGCAACTAAAAAAGCATTGCAACGAGCCAATTTAGAAGTAGCAGAGCTTGAATTAGTCGAATTAAATGAAGCATTTGCATCACAGGCACTTGCATGTATAACACAACTTGAGTTGAATCCCGATATCGTAAATGTAAATGGAGGAGCGATCGCATTTGGTCATCCACTAGGAGCAAGCGGATCGAGAATCCTCACGACATTAGTGCATGAAATGTGCCGCAAGGATGCTAAATATGGTCTTGCCACGATGTGTATCGGTGTAGGCCAAGGGATTGCAACTATTGTTGAAAAGATGTAA
- a CDS encoding enoyl-CoA hydratase-related protein, whose amino-acid sequence MSHVFLEKKERIAYITMNRPEVLNCFNYCTLLELEEVIEDLSIDQNIQIVVITGSGDKAFSAGADLKERRHLGKKEVIRNVKKISSVFEQVANLPQPTIALINGYAFGGGFELALACDFRISVSYATMGLTETSMGIIPGAGGTQRLPRLIGQARAMELILTAKRISAEEAFEYGLVNKVVEPQELLESCELFAESIMNNAPIAVQQAKFAIQNGMNTDLKTGMKLEENAYRLTIPTKDRIEALAAFNEKRPPQFIGE is encoded by the coding sequence ATGAGTCATGTTTTTTTGGAAAAGAAGGAACGAATTGCCTATATTACAATGAATAGACCCGAAGTATTGAACTGTTTTAATTATTGTACATTGCTAGAGTTAGAGGAAGTAATAGAAGATTTGTCGATCGATCAGAATATACAAATTGTGGTCATTACAGGAAGCGGTGATAAAGCCTTTAGTGCAGGAGCTGATTTAAAAGAGCGCAGACATTTAGGAAAGAAAGAAGTAATCCGGAATGTAAAAAAGATTAGTTCTGTGTTTGAACAGGTTGCAAACTTACCTCAACCGACGATTGCATTAATAAATGGATATGCATTTGGTGGAGGTTTTGAACTTGCGCTTGCTTGTGACTTTCGTATATCCGTTTCTTATGCGACAATGGGACTAACGGAAACAAGTATGGGAATCATTCCTGGTGCTGGTGGTACGCAGCGACTCCCAAGGTTAATAGGACAGGCGAGAGCAATGGAGTTGATTTTAACTGCGAAACGAATATCTGCGGAGGAAGCTTTTGAATATGGTCTCGTTAACAAGGTGGTAGAGCCGCAAGAACTTTTAGAAAGCTGTGAATTATTTGCTGAATCGATTATGAACAATGCTCCAATTGCAGTTCAGCAAGCAAAATTTGCGATTCAAAATGGGATGAACACGGATCTAAAAACAGGGATGAAACTAGAAGAGAATGCATACCGACTGACGATTCCAACAAAAGATCGAATAGAAGCACTTGCAGCATTTAATGAAAAAAGACCTCCCCAATTCATTGGTGAATAA
- the paaX gene encoding phenylacetic acid degradation operon negative regulatory protein PaaX produces the protein MQKKLNTRSMIFTLFGDYIRYHGNEIWMGSLIKLLEPFNHNEQAVRSAISRMSKQGWVVSRKETNKSYYSLTERGKKRMEEAAGRIYRIEAEKWDGKWRMLLYNIPEEKRQIRDELRKELIWSGFGLLSNGVWITPNNLKNQINDIIDKYNIRECVHFFTADNEGPQSNKQIITNCWDIDHINKQYQMFIKFYEGEMVENRQKLEEGKMSNQDCFVERTLLVHHYRKSLFIDPGIPQELLPEKWLGEQAAKLFSSYYNILAEKANAFFEKVYAEGYTNQKNMSTPTISNFFELVNIPDSSDER, from the coding sequence ATGCAAAAGAAACTGAATACACGTTCGATGATTTTTACATTGTTTGGCGACTATATCCGCTACCATGGTAATGAAATATGGATGGGGAGTCTGATTAAACTATTGGAACCGTTTAATCATAATGAGCAAGCTGTACGATCAGCTATTTCCCGAATGAGTAAGCAAGGGTGGGTTGTCAGTCGTAAAGAGACCAACAAAAGCTATTATTCATTAACCGAGCGAGGAAAGAAAAGAATGGAAGAAGCGGCCGGTCGTATCTATAGAATTGAGGCGGAGAAGTGGGACGGAAAATGGCGTATGCTTCTATACAATATTCCTGAGGAAAAAAGGCAAATTAGAGACGAGTTGCGAAAAGAGTTGATTTGGAGTGGGTTTGGTTTACTATCCAATGGGGTTTGGATTACACCGAACAATTTGAAAAATCAAATTAACGATATTATTGATAAATACAATATAAGAGAATGTGTTCATTTTTTTACAGCTGACAATGAAGGTCCACAATCGAATAAACAGATAATAACGAACTGTTGGGATATTGACCATATCAATAAACAATATCAAATGTTTATTAAGTTTTATGAAGGGGAAATGGTTGAAAATCGTCAAAAATTAGAGGAAGGGAAAATGAGTAATCAAGATTGTTTTGTAGAACGTACGCTGTTAGTTCACCATTATCGTAAGTCACTTTTTATTGATCCTGGTATCCCGCAAGAGTTATTGCCCGAAAAATGGCTGGGTGAACAAGCAGCCAAGCTGTTTAGCAGTTATTACAACATTCTTGCAGAAAAGGCAAATGCATTTTTTGAGAAGGTTTATGCAGAAGGCTATACGAATCAAAAAAATATGAGTACTCCAACTATCTCCAACTTTTTTGAATTAGTAAATATACCTGACTCATCTGACGAAAGATAG
- a CDS encoding NAD(P)H-dependent flavin oxidoreductase translates to MTVVNKLTQLLNITYPIIQGGMGNISDPYLAAAISNAGGLGTIGVGDLPVNEAVYKVTEMLKQTSNPCCVNIPIAVHPNVSHIVQQMINLNVPVVSLSAGNPAPFISLFQQHKIIVICVIATVRQAKKAEKAGADIIVCEGYEAAGINAKNESTTMTLIPQVVQQVNIPVVAAGGIADGKGLAAALALGASGVQMGTRFIATKEAPYHEIYKQAIIQATDESTVIVGRRFNRIRRLIRSEYTSKLLEIENKYDDSALFSEQTTETHHKIGALDGDMKNGFINGGQIAGLIEDCPSVYDLLETMTADAKQILKQSLGKLE, encoded by the coding sequence GTGACCGTCGTAAATAAATTAACCCAATTATTGAATATAACGTATCCCATTATCCAGGGAGGGATGGGAAATATTAGCGATCCGTATCTCGCTGCAGCTATTTCCAATGCGGGAGGACTAGGGACAATTGGTGTTGGAGATTTGCCGGTAAATGAGGCAGTTTATAAAGTCACGGAAATGTTGAAGCAGACGTCAAACCCGTGTTGTGTAAATATACCGATCGCTGTTCACCCGAATGTTAGTCACATCGTTCAACAGATGATTAATCTAAACGTTCCAGTTGTTTCACTATCCGCAGGCAATCCTGCTCCGTTCATTTCTTTATTCCAACAGCATAAGATAATTGTCATATGTGTGATAGCTACTGTTCGACAGGCAAAGAAGGCAGAAAAAGCAGGAGCCGATATTATTGTATGTGAAGGCTATGAAGCAGCAGGGATTAATGCCAAAAATGAAAGTACAACGATGACATTAATCCCACAAGTTGTTCAACAGGTAAATATCCCGGTTGTGGCTGCTGGAGGAATTGCCGATGGAAAAGGACTTGCTGCAGCTTTGGCACTTGGCGCTTCCGGAGTACAAATGGGAACTCGTTTTATTGCCACAAAGGAAGCGCCTTACCATGAAATATATAAACAGGCAATTATCCAAGCTACGGATGAATCAACCGTTATTGTCGGACGTAGATTTAATCGCATTCGGAGGTTAATCAGAAGCGAATATACATCCAAACTGTTAGAGATAGAAAATAAATATGATGATTCAGCGTTATTTTCCGAGCAGACAACAGAAACCCATCATAAGATAGGAGCTCTCGATGGTGATATGAAGAATGGATTTATTAATGGAGGACAAATTGCTGGTCTTATTGAGGACTGTCCTTCCGTATATGATTTGCTTGAAACAATGACAGCTGACGCCAAACAAATATTAAAACAAAGCTTGGGGAAATTAGAGTAG